In the Quercus lobata isolate SW786 chromosome 5, ValleyOak3.0 Primary Assembly, whole genome shotgun sequence genome, one interval contains:
- the LOC115992651 gene encoding beta-amyrin 28-monooxygenase-like isoform X2 — translation MELFFLSGVILCAFIASLSVVFLLYHQSYASHPNLPRGKMGLPFIGESLEYLSTGRKGHPEKFIYDRMAKFSSEVFKTSIFGEPVVVMCNTAGNKFLYSNENKLVTAWWPSSVNKIFPSSLQTSSNEESKKMRKMLPNFMKPEALQRYIGIMDTIARRHFEAGWEGKQEVTVFPLAKNYTFWLACRLFLSIEDPKHVAKFADPFTVLASGILSIPIDLPWTPFNRAIRASKVIKKELRAIIKQRKIDLAEKKASPTQDILSHMLLTSDENGQFMTEMDIADKILGLLIGGHDTASAAVTFVVKYLAELPEIYNKVLKGELLNWDDIQKMRYSWNVACEVMRLAPPLQGAFREAINDFVFAGFSIPKGWKLYWSANSTHRNPEYFPEPEKFDPSRFEGNGPRPYSYVPFGGGPRMCPGKEYARFEILVFMHNVLKRFNWEKLLPDEKIIVNPMPIPAKGLPVRLIPHIA, via the exons ATGGAGCTTTTCTTCCTTAGTGGTGTCATCCTCTGTGCTTTCATTGCTTCACTTTCTGTTGTATTCCTTCTCTACCACCAGTCCTATGCTTCACATCCTAATCTTCCAAGGGGGAAGATGGGCTTACCTTTCATTGGTGAGAGCCTTGAGTATCTCTCCACTGGAAGAAAGGGTCACCCAGAAAAGTTCATATATGATAGAATGGCTAAATTCTCTTCCGAAGTCTTCAAGACTTCAATCTTTGGAGAGCCAGTGGTTGTTATGTGTAATACGGCCGGAAACAAGTTCTTATATTCCAATGAAAACAAACTTGTCACAGCTTGGTGGCCAAGTTCTGTGAACAAAATCTTTCCCTCCTCTCTACAAACATCTTCCAATGAAGAATCCAAGAAGATGAGAAAGATGTTGCCAAACTTCATGAAGCCAGAGGCCTTGCAAAGATATATAGGCATCATGGACACTATTGCGCGGAGACACTTTGAGGCTGGTTGGGAAGGGAAGCAAGAAGTGACTGTGTTTCCACTTGCCAAGAATTACACCTTTTGGTTGGCCTGTAGGTTGTTCTTGAGCATTGAAGATCCAAAGCATGTTGCCAAGTTTGCTGATCCTTTCACCGTTTTGGCTTCTGGGATCCTTTCTATTCCCATAGATTTGCCATGGACGCCCTTTAACCGTGCCATTAGGGCTTCAAAGGTGATAAAGAAGGAGTTGAGGGCTATCATTAAGCAGAGGAAGATTGATTTGGCTGAGAAGAAAGCATCTCCCACACAGGATATATTGTCACATATGTTGCTCACCTCCGATGAGAATGGACAGTTCATGACTGAGATGGACATAGCTGACAAGATTCTTGGTTTGCTAATTGGTGGCCATGACACAGCAAGTGCTGCTGTTACTTTTGTTGTCAAGTATCTTGCCGAGCTTCCCGAAATCTACAATAAGGTCCTAAAAG GGGAGTTACTTAACTGGGATGACATTCAGAAGATGAGGTATTCATGGAATGTTGCATGTGAAGTGATGAGACTTGCCCCACCTCTTCAGGGTGCTTTTAGGGAGGCCATTAATGACTTTGTCTTCGCTGGTTTCTCTATTCCAAAGGGTTGGAAG TTATATTGGAGTGCAAATTCAACACATAGGAACCCAGAATACTTCCCAGAACCTGAAAAGTTTGACCCCTCAAGATTTGAAGGGAATGGACCACGACCTTACAGTTATGTACCATTTGGAGGAGGGCCTAGGATGTGTCCTGGAAAAGAGTATGCACGGTTCGAAATTCTAGTTTTCATGCATAATGTTTTAAAGAGGTTCAACTGGGAGAAGTTGCTTCCTGATGAGAAGATCATTGTGAATCCAATGCCCATACCAGCCAAAGGGCTTCCTGTCCGCCTTATTCCTCACATTGCTTAG
- the LOC115992651 gene encoding beta-amyrin 28-monooxygenase-like isoform X1, whose amino-acid sequence MELFFLSGVILCAFIASLSVVFLLYHQSYASHPNLPRGKMGLPFIGESLEYLSTGRKGHPEKFIYDRMAKFSSEVFKTSIFGEPVVVMCNTAGNKFLYSNENKLVTAWWPSSVNKIFPSSLQTSSNEESKKMRKMLPNFMKPEALQRYIGIMDTIARRHFEAGWEGKQEVTVFPLAKNYTFWLACRLFLSIEDPKHVAKFADPFTVLASGILSIPIDLPWTPFNRAIRASKVIKKELRAIIKQRKIDLAEKKASPTQDILSHMLLTSDENGQFMTEMDIADKILGLLIGGHDTASAAVTFVVKYLAELPEIYNKVLKEQIEIAKSKKPGELLNWDDIQKMRYSWNVACEVMRLAPPLQGAFREAINDFVFAGFSIPKGWKLYWSANSTHRNPEYFPEPEKFDPSRFEGNGPRPYSYVPFGGGPRMCPGKEYARFEILVFMHNVLKRFNWEKLLPDEKIIVNPMPIPAKGLPVRLIPHIA is encoded by the exons ATGGAGCTTTTCTTCCTTAGTGGTGTCATCCTCTGTGCTTTCATTGCTTCACTTTCTGTTGTATTCCTTCTCTACCACCAGTCCTATGCTTCACATCCTAATCTTCCAAGGGGGAAGATGGGCTTACCTTTCATTGGTGAGAGCCTTGAGTATCTCTCCACTGGAAGAAAGGGTCACCCAGAAAAGTTCATATATGATAGAATGGCTAAATTCTCTTCCGAAGTCTTCAAGACTTCAATCTTTGGAGAGCCAGTGGTTGTTATGTGTAATACGGCCGGAAACAAGTTCTTATATTCCAATGAAAACAAACTTGTCACAGCTTGGTGGCCAAGTTCTGTGAACAAAATCTTTCCCTCCTCTCTACAAACATCTTCCAATGAAGAATCCAAGAAGATGAGAAAGATGTTGCCAAACTTCATGAAGCCAGAGGCCTTGCAAAGATATATAGGCATCATGGACACTATTGCGCGGAGACACTTTGAGGCTGGTTGGGAAGGGAAGCAAGAAGTGACTGTGTTTCCACTTGCCAAGAATTACACCTTTTGGTTGGCCTGTAGGTTGTTCTTGAGCATTGAAGATCCAAAGCATGTTGCCAAGTTTGCTGATCCTTTCACCGTTTTGGCTTCTGGGATCCTTTCTATTCCCATAGATTTGCCATGGACGCCCTTTAACCGTGCCATTAGGGCTTCAAAGGTGATAAAGAAGGAGTTGAGGGCTATCATTAAGCAGAGGAAGATTGATTTGGCTGAGAAGAAAGCATCTCCCACACAGGATATATTGTCACATATGTTGCTCACCTCCGATGAGAATGGACAGTTCATGACTGAGATGGACATAGCTGACAAGATTCTTGGTTTGCTAATTGGTGGCCATGACACAGCAAGTGCTGCTGTTACTTTTGTTGTCAAGTATCTTGCCGAGCTTCCCGAAATCTACAATAAGGTCCTAAAAG agCAAATTGAGATTGCGAAGTCAAAAAAACCAGGGGAGTTACTTAACTGGGATGACATTCAGAAGATGAGGTATTCATGGAATGTTGCATGTGAAGTGATGAGACTTGCCCCACCTCTTCAGGGTGCTTTTAGGGAGGCCATTAATGACTTTGTCTTCGCTGGTTTCTCTATTCCAAAGGGTTGGAAG TTATATTGGAGTGCAAATTCAACACATAGGAACCCAGAATACTTCCCAGAACCTGAAAAGTTTGACCCCTCAAGATTTGAAGGGAATGGACCACGACCTTACAGTTATGTACCATTTGGAGGAGGGCCTAGGATGTGTCCTGGAAAAGAGTATGCACGGTTCGAAATTCTAGTTTTCATGCATAATGTTTTAAAGAGGTTCAACTGGGAGAAGTTGCTTCCTGATGAGAAGATCATTGTGAATCCAATGCCCATACCAGCCAAAGGGCTTCCTGTCCGCCTTATTCCTCACATTGCTTAG